One bacterium genomic window carries:
- a CDS encoding glycosyltransferase: MARRRILLVNKFYHDVGPAGGVGRYLVQEEEDLRAAGWDVVPFAMADEHARPSPWDRYFVRARDYSHASYGGGAIGDALSLLWNREAARNLDALLREARPDVAHLHNVYHHLSPSILPVLARHRVPVVMTLHDLRLLCPAIHMLRDGEICERCKGGRFHNAVLGRCVKESRGASLLAAAETAHQRWRGLYTGNVATFLCPSRFLRDKYAAWGFPAGRLLHLPNFVDLDVWHPRHLDAGSVRDSYLYFGRISREKGLRTLLDAQAVWERGHAEGAIAEPPLTLRIAGTGPCEGNMRARLAQLGLRTVEFVGSLDLDGLRAALARARFTVLPSECYENGPMAALESLASGRPLVGTGLGGIPEMIDDGVTGIIVPDRDPDGLLAGLRRAAALDGDAA, encoded by the coding sequence ATGGCGCGGCGCAGGATCCTGCTGGTCAACAAGTTCTACCATGACGTGGGCCCGGCGGGCGGCGTCGGGCGCTACCTCGTCCAGGAAGAGGAGGATCTGCGCGCGGCGGGCTGGGACGTGGTCCCCTTCGCCATGGCCGACGAGCACGCGCGCCCGAGTCCCTGGGACCGCTATTTCGTGCGGGCGCGGGACTACTCCCACGCCAGCTACGGCGGCGGCGCCATCGGCGACGCCCTGTCCCTGCTCTGGAACCGCGAGGCCGCCCGCAATCTCGACGCCCTGCTGCGCGAGGCCCGCCCCGACGTGGCCCACCTGCACAACGTCTACCACCACCTGAGCCCGTCGATCCTGCCGGTCCTGGCCCGGCACCGGGTACCCGTCGTGATGACCCTCCACGACCTGCGTTTGCTGTGCCCGGCGATCCACATGCTGCGCGACGGGGAGATCTGCGAGCGGTGCAAGGGCGGGCGGTTCCACAACGCGGTGCTCGGCCGCTGCGTCAAGGAGTCGCGGGGCGCGTCGCTGCTGGCGGCGGCCGAGACGGCCCACCAGCGGTGGCGGGGACTGTACACGGGGAATGTGGCGACGTTTCTCTGTCCGAGCCGCTTCCTGCGCGACAAGTACGCGGCCTGGGGCTTCCCCGCCGGGCGGCTGCTCCACCTGCCGAATTTCGTCGACCTCGACGTGTGGCACCCGCGCCATCTGGACGCGGGGTCGGTGCGGGACTCGTACCTCTACTTCGGGCGCATCTCGCGGGAAAAGGGGCTGCGCACGCTCCTCGACGCCCAGGCGGTCTGGGAACGCGGCCATGCCGAAGGCGCCATCGCCGAACCGCCGCTGACCCTCCGCATCGCCGGCACCGGTCCCTGCGAGGGCAACATGCGGGCCCGCCTCGCCCAGCTCGGCCTGCGGACCGTCGAGTTCGTCGGCTCCCTCGATCTCGACGGTCTGCGGGCCGCGCTCGCCCGGGCGCGGTTCACCGTGTTGCCCTCGGAGTGCTACGAGAACGGCCCCATGGCGGCCCTCGAATCGCTGGCGTCGGGCCGGCCCCTCGTCGGCACCGGGCTCGGCGGCATTCCGGAGATGATCGACGACGGGGTGACCGGCATCATCGTCCCGGACCGCGACCCGGACGGGCTGCTGGCCGGCCTGCGCCGGGCGGCCGCGCTCGACGGCGACGCCGCG
- a CDS encoding HAMP domain-containing histidine kinase, whose protein sequence is MSDITAKISKDTRTRLHTRLAPTVVATALGAGAAAWWSAGRADLLPNTTAAIVLVVAGAGMTLAHLLVARLISPIARRLDALAADMAQVAAGNYSQRATDPLDDEVGILVRYFNLMACSLEETDRELTEKTNRLETALQNRQLLDRAKDDFLVLISHEVRTPLTAIMGGVDILNGVVRRAEGGDREALERLNVTEVLKIIESNGRRLRGFMNDAIQMTTIQSSDHQLDLHPERVGTLIEMGLCGVREMAQLREIGIRNELETVDDWQVLCDARILTLAFEKVLKNAVAHNYDGGEVIVREVDAIPGVDDLAHAVQAEDIHRLMNQESFSAYRKLPITWRAIEIYNTGEVIPAERCEALFGKFELVGRIENHQRGSGLSLPIAQAAVQHHGGRISVHGVGRQGNSFTLLLPTVAAGSIEKAGNRLRRRARHLEVGEMGDAAPLEIELDHQPAGTPGRSH, encoded by the coding sequence TTGAGCGACATCACGGCGAAAATCAGCAAGGACACACGCACGCGCCTGCACACCCGTCTGGCCCCGACCGTCGTGGCGACGGCCCTCGGCGCGGGGGCGGCGGCGTGGTGGTCGGCGGGTCGCGCCGACCTGTTGCCGAACACGACGGCGGCCATCGTCCTCGTGGTGGCCGGCGCCGGTATGACCCTGGCCCACCTGCTCGTGGCGCGCCTCATCAGTCCCATCGCGCGCCGGCTCGACGCCCTGGCCGCCGACATGGCCCAGGTCGCCGCCGGGAACTACAGCCAGCGCGCGACCGACCCGCTCGACGACGAGGTCGGCATCCTCGTCCGCTACTTCAACCTCATGGCGTGCAGCCTCGAGGAGACCGACCGCGAGCTGACCGAAAAGACCAACCGCCTCGAGACCGCCCTGCAGAATCGCCAGCTCCTGGACCGCGCCAAGGACGACTTCCTGGTGCTGATCTCCCACGAGGTGCGCACGCCCCTGACCGCGATCATGGGCGGCGTCGACATCCTGAACGGGGTGGTCCGGCGCGCGGAGGGCGGCGATCGCGAAGCGCTCGAGCGGCTGAACGTGACCGAGGTGCTCAAGATCATCGAGAGCAACGGCCGGCGGCTGCGCGGGTTCATGAACGACGCCATCCAGATGACGACGATCCAGTCGAGCGACCACCAGCTCGACCTGCACCCCGAGCGGGTGGGCACCCTGATCGAGATGGGGCTCTGCGGCGTGCGCGAGATGGCGCAGCTGCGGGAGATCGGGATCCGCAACGAACTCGAAACCGTCGACGACTGGCAGGTGCTGTGCGACGCCCGCATTCTGACGCTGGCCTTCGAGAAGGTGCTGAAGAACGCCGTGGCCCACAACTACGACGGGGGCGAGGTCATCGTGCGCGAGGTCGACGCGATCCCGGGCGTGGACGACCTGGCGCACGCCGTCCAGGCCGAGGACATCCACCGCCTCATGAACCAGGAGTCGTTCTCGGCCTATCGGAAGCTGCCGATCACCTGGCGGGCCATCGAGATCTACAACACCGGCGAGGTGATCCCGGCCGAGCGCTGCGAGGCCCTCTTCGGCAAGTTCGAGCTGGTCGGGCGCATCGAGAACCACCAGCGCGGTTCGGGCCTCAGCCTGCCCATCGCCCAGGCGGCCGTGCAGCACCACGGCGGGCGCATCTCGGTGCACGGCGTCGGGCGGCAGGGCAACTCGTTCACCCTGCTGCTGCCGACCGTCGCGGCGGGTTCAATCGAGAAGGCGGGGAACCGTCTCCGCCGCCGGGCCCGTCACCTGGAGGTCGGCGAGATGGGAGACGCCGCTCCGCTCGAGATTGAACTCGACCACCAGCCCGCCGGCACGCCGGGCCGTTCCCACTAG